tttttgatttgaatcatttgaaGCTACAGCAGTAGTCGAACTTGATACATCATTATCAGTGCTATGAGCTATTGCATGATCAAGATTGTTATTAGTgttttgatgatgatggaTGAGTGCATCATTGTTCATATGTTCTATTGAGTTATGATCATtagtgttattattatttttaaaatgatAGAAAATAGTTTGTAAGATTGAATTTAATACttgaattttaattaataaattatcggaatttaaatctttggaagaatttaaatcatctaTTTGAgacaaatttaaaaaattcgaGAATTCAAGTAGTATTTGATTGAAAAGTTGATCAATCATATTTGAGCTAATTTGTTGATTatctaaatattcattaatttcaaccaaactattttgaaattcttcttttaacttaataaattgataatcttttgcaattaattttgaatttaattcatctatattggatatattattaatatccactaataattgtttaaataaagaatcaTCGATATTTGCATcaatttgtaattgttttatgatttcaaataatgtcattattttcaatttagaATTCAGTAGTTCATTTTgcaatttaattattaatggaTTACTATTAGTAGGgttatttgtattagtGGTAATAGAATCAATAAATGTTGGTGTTTCTATTCGAATGGTTCTAGAGTTGAGTAAATTTGGACGAGTTGGTGATAaggaatttgaattaatagTAGCATCATGCAATTTTGATTTCCCTTGAGTGAATTCCATTGAGCTTTGATCTAAGAAATCGTTTGGatcattaaagaaattttgatgaaaatCATCAGTTTCATACgaaacattatttaaagaaaaatcgGAATCGCCATTAAGTTTATTCCTATTCATGGCCCATACGAAATCCCTGTATAATTTTGCTAAGGTTAgtttattcaaatgatatcactttaaaatatatataattagttatttaactttttttttttttcaatatatattaaaattgattttatttttaatttaagtCAATCGCGATTATTAAATACGGATATTGCCTAAAATGGAAAGACTGTCAACAATAATGAAAAGAGATGCATTAAtagataattatatatatatatacaagttaataaaattatacataatTGAGATCGTGTTAAGATCGTACAGAGGCCGTATAAAGATCATATAGAAGTGGTTTTTTTGGTAGTCAGTTGCAACCCATgccaatttttaatatcatctttCAATATGGAATTCACTAATTGATGTTGTTTAATGATTGATAAATTGTTGAATTGATTACTAGAGATATGAATGGCAAACATGGAACCACATCCTCCTGAGATATCTTTAACTTTTAATTGAACTGGATCCAACTGTGTGGACAGTTTgttataaatatctaattCTTGTTCTGATAAAGAAGATTTGTAATCAACGTCATTCGTTGTTGAGTAATGGAATCTCGATATGGCTCGAGGAACTAGTATTTTGCTTTGTTGTAAGAACCTTGTTCTTGTAAATGGCACTAGTAAATTTCTTTgcattttcctttttttttaatgatatgtacctattatatattattactcaTTCATATATACGTTGAATATCATACAATCAACAACAAACAATCGATAATAGTGGTATTCTATTCTATGCCTCAAATACTTATGCGTCAACTTGCATAATATTATGTAATATTCATCTAtcttcatatatataatgtatacatacatacatacatacatacatacaattgtatttgaaaaacGATATTTGAGAATAATCCGGGTAACATATTCGCTGCACGTGCTAGCGCCGTATAATGTTACCAACATGTTACCCAGCTATTTCCCATAGCCGTACTCTCATGTTTTCCATTTAAGGCCACTTCCTAAAACAACAAGTAATTTCCAGGCACAGAAACCCCTGCAGCTTTAAGGAACCCCGCGGGTCAACGGgtgatttcttttttggGAATCAGGAGCacatttctttttccttcCGGTAGATTGGAAATTaaggaaaagaaataaaaataaaaaaacaggtccaaaaaaaagaaacgtTACCAAATACGAAGAGATGTCAAGAACTAGAAAAGCAAGGAGCCAATACTAAAAAGTTTAAAGACagcaataaaaaaaagttatttagagtattatataaaaaaaaaaacaaaaaaaacttaGTAAACTAAAAGTTAGTAATTTACGGTGGACCCTGACATATCGTTACTGTTACTGTTATTTGTCAAAATACACCCCTTCCTGTTACTgttgtattttattattgctattattattgctattactattactattgtGTTCCATCTCATCACTTTaagattttgattttggtAAACTTATATTGTCTGTTGGTTTTTTCTAACcgtttttaattttcagttaactttattttacttCCTTTTGCTATATTTTGCTTTGCTCAACTTTCTGTTGCAAATCATATCAAAAGATTTAAGAGACTATAGGATATACTGAAGAGTCTgcctaattttttttttcgtaCTATTGTTGgctttcttttctttttattattttttaaatttcatcatttgttatttgtattttttctCGGGAATTTTTGCCGAGGCCGAAGCCGAATTTTTatccaattgaaattttcgaattgaaatattcggattttaaatttttgaatttgcaaTTTCAAtctaaaattgaaaattgaaatttttccaTAATAAGGGATAGGGatagaatttttcaatacgaaagaatatttaaagatattgaaaaaatattgaaaaaatattgaaaaaaaaaaaataaataataataataataataataataaaaacacaATAAAATAGGATACTATTCATTACATATAACAAACAAGGTTTGCCTCCCCTCCTCTTCCATTAGATATCGCCCTGAATGTCAACCATCTTTTACATATCTATACCTCCTAATGACGAGAGGAGGACGTTGTTGAAACCTACGCTATCTGTTTTTGATCGAATCATTGAATTGGATGGGTTTCAATCTTTATTCAAACAGATTTATAACGATCGTGTATTGGATgcaaattacaattatgAAAATGGTGTCTCCATTATTCTGTATGATCCAGCAGCTTATACTAGCACTTGTAAAGATGATTTATCCATACGGCATTTTAATAAAGTGTTGAAACGCTTCTTACcggttttaaatttgaagtGTTATGACATTAATACTACAGTCCCCAAGGATTTAGTCCATTTACATCATGATTTGATCATTACGGATAATAGAATCTTTAGAATGCATCATTGGATGTACGATAATTTAACTACTCAAAATAATAcgaatagtaataataagaacAATACTTCTGTGGAAGGTGATGATGAATCGAATTTTTCCTGTTCATCATCCATATACAAGATGATAGACCATTTgacttttttcaatagattAAACACTACCGATCCATCTGAATCATCAGCTTTGGATGATCATATTATAATAcctgaatttttaaaatctttaaacTACGAATCTCttataattgaaaatgaaatcaaTAATGAGACGAGCATTCTTGATTTAGATTATTTCACACTCTTTAATGATTGGGATTTCCCTGCAAATAATCTATCAATAAAACAATTACTAATttgttcttttaaattaattgaaattctATCCATTGAATCTAATTTAccaattcaaaaaaataatttatttcttttattattcactTTAGAGGCTTCTTATCATCAAGTTAATAAATTCCATAATTTTAAACATGCAGTTGACGTAATGCAAGCTACTTGGAAATTATCAACATtaacattaaataattttccaaacttcaatattttgaaattattactatctTTAGCTGCCATTGGTCACGATTTAGGCCATCCAGGCAcaaataatcaaatcatttgtaaaaatgattccaaaatttcaaaagaatttCATAATAAATCTGTATTGGAAAATTTCCATCAAACAGTTTTCattaaacttttaaatgatcaatggccaaatttaataattaaaatgaattcaattttagattttaatatcataaGGGATGCAATTTTAGCCACTGATATGGCTTTGCATAATAATTATGTCTCCAAATTAAAAGAGATTAATTCTACTCCGAAGATCCAGAACATTACTACTTCAGATGCAAAGAATCCAAATCAACAGATAGATTTGAAGactttaatttcattgaTTATCAAAGCTGCAGATATCTCGAATGTAACAAGACCTTTAGATATCTCAGCTCAATGGGCATTCTTGATTACTTTAGAgtttaatgattttaatttattggaaaaatattttaatattaaaagtaatctaaatataaataaacatCTATTAAAAGATACCTCGATgataaaagatatatccgatttaatgaataatgatattatacAGAATTTAACTACagctaatattaataacactaatgatgatgatgatgacaA
This genomic stretch from Henningerozyma blattae CBS 6284 chromosome 1, complete genome harbors:
- the BOL3 gene encoding Bol3p (similar to Saccharomyces cerevisiae YAL046C; ancestral locus Anc_7.23) — translated: MQRNLLVPFTRTRFLQQSKILVPRAISRFHYSTTNDVDYKSSLSEQELDIYNKLSTQLDPVQLKVKDISGGCGSMFAIHISSNQFNNLSIIKQHQLVNSILKDDIKNWHGLQLTTKKTTSI
- the PDE2 gene encoding 3',5'-cyclic-nucleotide phosphodiesterase PDE2 (similar to Saccharomyces cerevisiae PDE2 (YOR360C); ancestral locus Anc_7.26), translated to MSTIFYISIPPNDERRTLLKPTLSVFDRIIELDGFQSLFKQIYNDRVLDANYNYENGVSIILYDPAAYTSTCKDDLSIRHFNKVLKRFLPVLNLKCYDINTTVPKDLVHLHHDLIITDNRIFRMHHWMYDNLTTQNNTNSNNKNNTSVEGDDESNFSCSSSIYKMIDHLTFFNRLNTTDPSESSALDDHIIIPEFLKSLNYESLIIENEINNETSILDLDYFTLFNDWDFPANNLSIKQLLICSFKLIEILSIESNLPIQKNNLFLLLFTLEASYHQVNKFHNFKHAVDVMQATWKLSTLTLNNFPNFNILKLLLSLAAIGHDLGHPGTNNQIICKNDSKISKEFHNKSVLENFHQTVFIKLLNDQWPNLIIKMNSILDFNIIRDAILATDMALHNNYVSKLKEINSTPKIQNITTSDAKNPNQQIDLKTLISLIIKAADISNVTRPLDISAQWAFLITLEFNDFNLLEKYFNIKSNLNINKHLLKDTSMIKDISDLMNNDIIQNLTTANINNTNDDDDDNDTYDTTEDELIASLNEIKSLPSLDTINNDIHLTLDALIEKYPSIINGQLFFIDTFASGFFEEFSKALPQLNFLSDNIKSNRDYWLSKRK